The sequence TACTAATATAACTAACTCTCCTCAAAATGGCAACTTTTTCTCGAAACTTTTTTTCAACTTCTGTCACAACTGTTACATATTAAGGCTTTTGACCTTTCAATCTTTTTTTCTTTTCGCTGGGCATCGCTCACTTTACTAATATAAATAGATGGTGATTAGGATAAGAATGGTGTTAATTAGATAAAAAATGCCCACTATTTGGGTTTCTGTCCAGCCGCTTAGTTCGAGATGGTGGTGGATGGGAGCCATTTTGAGGAGTCTTTTGCCTTTTCCATTTTCGTCTTTGGTAGCTTTGTAATAGGTGACTTGGGCAATGACGGAGATGGATTCGAGGAAGAAAAGCAGACTGATAATGAATAATGCCCAAAGATTTTGGCTTAAGAGTCCGATCGCACTTAGACTGGCACCAAGGGCAAGGGAACCTGTATCACCCATGAATACAGAGGCTTTGTTACGGTTGTGGAGAACAAACCCTAGACAAGCGCCACTGATGGCTAGGGAGAAAACGAGTAAGTCGGGGTGGGTGTTACTTATTAATATACCGATACCTAGAAAGGCGATCGCACTTGTCCCCCCTGCTAAACCATCTACTCCATCGGTGAGGTTGGTGGCATTACTTTCGGCGACGATAACAAAGGTAGCTAGAAACCAGAAGAAGAAACCGAGGGGCAAGATAATATTAAAAGGAAGGATGACGCTGGTAATTTCTGGGGGCTGACTGTTTGCCATCCAAATACAGAATAAAACGGCAAAAAGAATTTGGAGGGCGAGTTTTTGCTTGGCTGTTAAACCGAGGTTAGTTTTTTTTCGTAAAATTTGCCAATCATCTACCCAACCGATAAAGGCATAGGCAAAGGTAACGAGGGCGACGGCGATGGCATTACTAGAAAAGTTGGTAAAAATTAAACCGACAATGATGGCGGTGGGAATGAAGAAAATACCTCCCATGGTGGGGGTTCCAGCTTTTTTGAGGTGGGAGGAAGGGCCATCTTCTTGGATGATTTGACTGGCTTTGATTCTTTGTAGTTGAGGCACTATCACATAACCTAATGCCCCTGTGATGATAAATGAAGATAGAAAAGGATTAATTTGTTGAATATTTAAAAAGCTAAGGGCGATCGCACCTAATCCGCAAGTTAAGAGAATAAGTAAAGTTACCCCTGTAGGATTAGTGAGGGAATTAGTAAATTTAGAATTAGTTTGCATAGTCGATACTGATAGAAAATAAATTTATTATCGGTGGTTAGTTGTTTCTTGTCTATTTTTGTCAAATAAATTGTCCATGATGGAATGGTAAACTAGGATCAATCAAAAAGTATCAATAATATAGAAGTAGTGGAAGTAACTTTTTTAGGTACTAGTTCAGGAGTACCCACCAGATCGAGAAATGTATCCAGCGTGGC is a genomic window of Cyanobacterium stanieri LEGE 03274 containing:
- the mraY gene encoding phospho-N-acetylmuramoyl-pentapeptide-transferase; amino-acid sequence: MQTNSKFTNSLTNPTGVTLLILLTCGLGAIALSFLNIQQINPFLSSFIITGALGYVIVPQLQRIKASQIIQEDGPSSHLKKAGTPTMGGIFFIPTAIIVGLIFTNFSSNAIAVALVTFAYAFIGWVDDWQILRKKTNLGLTAKQKLALQILFAVLFCIWMANSQPPEITSVILPFNIILPLGFFFWFLATFVIVAESNATNLTDGVDGLAGGTSAIAFLGIGILISNTHPDLLVFSLAISGACLGFVLHNRNKASVFMGDTGSLALGASLSAIGLLSQNLWALFIISLLFFLESISVIAQVTYYKATKDENGKGKRLLKMAPIHHHLELSGWTETQIVGIFYLINTILILITIYLY